A window from Flavobacterium gyeonganense encodes these proteins:
- the gldC gene encoding gliding motility protein GldC, translated as MSDTIKSEIKFNIELDENRVPEKLSWTANDGGVEDEEAKAIMLSIWDSKAKESMRIDLWTKDMPVDEMKIFFHQTLVAMSDTFKRATNDEKMADTMKDFCDYFAEKLELTR; from the coding sequence ATGTCAGATACAATAAAATCAGAAATTAAGTTTAATATAGAATTAGATGAAAACCGTGTGCCGGAAAAATTATCTTGGACCGCTAACGATGGAGGTGTAGAAGATGAAGAAGCAAAAGCAATTATGCTTTCTATCTGGGACAGCAAAGCCAAAGAAAGCATGCGAATTGACTTATGGACGAAAGATATGCCGGTAGATGAAATGAAAATTTTCTTTCATCAGACATTAGTTGCCATGTCAGATACTTTTAAGCGAGCTACAAATGACGAAAAAATGGCAGACACAATGAAAGATTTCTGTGATTATTTTGCGGAAAAATTAGAACTAACCAGATAG
- the nadE gene encoding NAD(+) synthase — MAKKSTIQTEKVNTHIVEWLKNYANNAKVNGFVIGISGGVDSAVTSTLCAQTGLKVLCVEMPIHQAENQVSRGREHIEQLKKRFSNVSSTTTDLTATFEAFKKAVPKSDDEAKLNLSLANTRARLRMTSLYYLAGIHGLLVAGTGNKVEDFGVGFYTKYGDGGVDLSPIADLMKSDVYALGEFLRIPNSILTAAPTDGLFGDNRTDEDQLGASYDELEWAMLAEEAGNTGAELKGREKIVFEIYKRLNTSNKHKMEAIPVCEIPKTLK, encoded by the coding sequence ATGGCTAAAAAAAGCACTATTCAAACAGAAAAAGTAAATACCCACATTGTAGAGTGGCTGAAAAATTATGCTAATAACGCAAAAGTTAATGGTTTTGTAATTGGAATTTCCGGCGGAGTTGACTCTGCTGTTACCTCTACTTTATGTGCCCAGACAGGGTTAAAGGTTTTATGTGTTGAAATGCCTATTCATCAGGCAGAAAACCAGGTTTCAAGAGGAAGAGAACATATTGAACAATTAAAGAAGCGTTTTTCAAATGTCTCCAGTACCACTACTGATTTAACAGCTACATTTGAAGCATTTAAAAAAGCAGTTCCAAAATCTGACGATGAAGCAAAACTAAATCTCTCTCTTGCGAATACCCGCGCCCGTTTGCGTATGACTTCTTTATATTACCTGGCAGGGATTCACGGACTCTTAGTTGCCGGAACAGGAAACAAAGTAGAAGATTTTGGTGTTGGTTTTTATACAAAATACGGAGACGGGGGAGTCGATTTGAGTCCGATTGCAGATTTAATGAAATCAGATGTATATGCTTTAGGGGAATTTTTAAGAATTCCAAATTCAATTTTAACAGCTGCACCTACAGATGGATTGTTTGGTGACAACAGAACTGATGAAGATCAGTTAGGAGCCAGTTATGATGAACTCGAATGGGCCATGCTTGCCGAAGAAGCAGGAAATACAGGAGCTGAGTTAAAAGGACGTGAAAAAATTGTATTTGAAATTTATAAACGTTTAAACACCAGCAACAAACATAAAATGGAGGCAATACCAGTTTGTGAGATACCAAAAACGTTAAAATAA
- a CDS encoding response regulator transcription factor, which yields MIKVCLADNHPVTHFGVKSYFKDHDQISIVANVGNFSMVRDILQTKEIDILILDLELEGLSSIFEVKSILKNFPKTKIVIFSDLAEQMYAPNAIKAGVSGYVHKTEKLETLGVSIIKVHEGKVIINETVRKNMALIAKQSKSERLYRKLSNREIEVLRYLSDGKKNNEISKILNLNEKTISTYKLRLLTKLNVTNLVDLVNKAKTLEII from the coding sequence ATGATTAAAGTATGTCTAGCAGACAACCACCCTGTGACTCACTTTGGCGTTAAGTCGTATTTTAAAGACCATGACCAAATTTCAATTGTCGCCAACGTAGGTAATTTTTCAATGGTAAGAGACATTCTTCAAACGAAGGAGATTGACATCTTAATTCTCGATCTGGAATTAGAAGGTCTTTCAAGCATCTTTGAAGTAAAGTCGATTCTGAAAAATTTTCCAAAAACGAAAATTGTTATTTTCAGTGATCTGGCTGAGCAAATGTATGCTCCTAACGCAATCAAAGCAGGTGTTTCCGGGTACGTGCACAAAACAGAAAAACTTGAAACATTAGGTGTTTCAATTATTAAGGTACACGAAGGAAAAGTTATTATTAACGAGACTGTTCGTAAAAACATGGCACTTATTGCTAAACAAAGCAAAAGCGAACGTTTGTACAGAAAACTTTCTAACCGTGAAATCGAAGTTCTACGTTACCTAAGTGACGGTAAGAAAAACAATGAAATTTCTAAAATTTTAAACCTGAACGAAAAAACAATTAGTACTTATAAACTAAGACTATTGACTAAATTGAATGTAACTAATTTAGTTGACTTAGTTAATAA